In Gimesia benthica, a single window of DNA contains:
- a CDS encoding pyridoxamine 5'-phosphate oxidase family protein — MHSVPSDIAFTESVKALQSRNGSRSQYARMEQGPGWQTKVTDDLQDFLSHLDMFYLGTASHTGQPYIQYRGGNPGFLKVLDESTLGFADFAGNQQFITLGNLTENPQAFLFLIDYVHRRRVKIWGTARVVEDDAALLTRLHDSTYPGRVERAILFTISAWDVNCPQHIHPRLPQQEILPLLEQLREENRQLKTELARLQSLPESGQ; from the coding sequence ATGCACTCGGTTCCCAGCGATATCGCCTTTACTGAATCAGTCAAAGCATTACAGTCCCGTAACGGTTCCCGCTCCCAGTATGCCCGTATGGAACAGGGACCAGGCTGGCAGACGAAAGTAACCGACGATCTGCAGGACTTTCTGTCGCACCTCGATATGTTTTACCTGGGTACAGCCAGCCACACCGGACAGCCTTACATTCAGTATCGGGGCGGTAATCCCGGCTTTCTCAAAGTCCTCGATGAGTCCACACTCGGCTTTGCCGACTTCGCGGGCAACCAACAGTTCATTACCCTGGGGAATCTCACAGAGAACCCGCAGGCCTTTCTGTTCCTGATCGATTACGTCCATCGTCGCCGCGTCAAAATCTGGGGCACGGCGCGCGTCGTAGAAGATGACGCCGCACTGCTGACGCGTCTACACGACTCCACGTACCCGGGACGGGTCGAACGGGCCATCCTGTTTACGATCTCAGCCTGGGACGTCAACTGCCCGCAGCACATCCACCCGCGTCTGCCCCAGCAGGAGATCCTGCCACTGCTCGAACAGCTGCGCGAAGAAAACCGTCAGCTCAAAACAGAACTGGCCCGGCTCCAGTCGCTACCGGAATCAGGCCAGTAA
- a CDS encoding carboxymuconolactone decarboxylase family protein: MPRLTALTNAAATDKARTLLDAVQQKLGMTPNLMRTMAHSPAVLESYLQFSGLLKQGALTDQHREQVSLTVAEANECDYCLAAHSTLGKMAGLSPEQIRDSRAGVDSDPQSAALLKFSRTIVHKRGQVSDQDLQEVRDAGFSDEQVAEIAANVALNIFTNYFNNIAQTEVDFPEVEPLCAGNACSH; this comes from the coding sequence ATGCCACGTTTAACCGCCCTCACCAACGCAGCCGCTACCGACAAAGCCCGCACCCTGCTGGATGCTGTTCAACAGAAACTGGGGATGACTCCCAATCTGATGAGAACCATGGCTCACTCCCCTGCAGTCCTCGAGTCTTATCTGCAGTTCAGCGGACTGCTGAAACAGGGAGCCCTGACAGATCAGCATCGGGAGCAGGTCTCATTGACCGTCGCGGAAGCGAATGAGTGTGACTACTGCCTGGCCGCCCATAGCACCCTGGGGAAGATGGCAGGACTGAGTCCGGAACAGATCCGGGACAGCCGCGCAGGGGTCGACAGCGATCCGCAGTCGGCTGCCCTGCTCAAGTTCTCCCGGACAATCGTCCACAAACGGGGTCAGGTTTCTGACCAGGATCTGCAGGAAGTACGTGACGCCGGTTTCAGCGACGAACAGGTCGCCGAAATCGCCGCCAATGTAGCCCTCAACATCTTTACGAACTACTTCAATAACATCGCCCAGACCGAAGTCGATTTCCCGGAAGTCGAACCGCTCTGTGCGGGCAACGCCTGCAGTCACTGA
- a CDS encoding TetR/AcrR family transcriptional regulator → MNKTPRASSARKRIVETAERLFYAEGIRAVGIDRVIAEAGVAKMTLYNHFASKDDLVLAVLKYREEQFDLYIKQRMMEHQSAGLKPLRAFFAALKDWFECPDYRGCAFINATSELADSNPVATEFCAEHKRRFKQQLTDIVIESEGDQAAAVAPAISVLVEGAIVTSVSEGNSEAAEIAEAAAFQLIAGVLSQ, encoded by the coding sequence ATGAATAAGACACCCAGAGCATCCAGTGCCCGCAAACGCATCGTCGAAACAGCCGAAAGACTGTTTTATGCAGAGGGCATCCGCGCCGTCGGCATCGACCGGGTGATCGCGGAAGCAGGTGTCGCCAAGATGACGCTCTACAATCATTTTGCCTCCAAGGACGACCTCGTCCTGGCGGTACTGAAATATCGGGAGGAACAATTTGACCTGTATATCAAACAACGGATGATGGAACATCAGTCAGCCGGCTTGAAACCGCTACGTGCCTTCTTCGCTGCCTTGAAAGACTGGTTCGAATGTCCGGATTACCGTGGGTGTGCTTTCATCAACGCCACCTCGGAACTGGCTGACTCGAACCCGGTAGCAACCGAATTCTGTGCCGAGCATAAACGTCGTTTCAAACAGCAACTGACTGACATCGTTATCGAATCCGAAGGGGACCAGGCCGCGGCGGTCGCACCCGCGATTTCCGTCCTCGTCGAAGGGGCCATCGTCACCTCAGTCAGCGAAGGGAATTCCGAGGCAGCTGAAATCGCCGAAGCGGCTGCCTTTCAACTGATTGCCGGCGTACTCTCACAGTAA
- a CDS encoding 50S ribosome-binding protein YggL encodes MRKRLRKKKHRGEFKEWCVTVEVRLDPGVDYQAFLDDWIERAIEGNQCQFGGGGKSPLLEGIIQLGMASHGLQERLTEIRDWLEQHPAVQDYQFGPLVDCWYDSGDAN; translated from the coding sequence ATGCGAAAACGACTCCGTAAAAAGAAACATCGGGGGGAATTCAAGGAGTGGTGCGTCACGGTGGAAGTCCGCCTCGATCCGGGAGTCGATTATCAAGCATTTCTTGATGACTGGATTGAAAGAGCCATAGAAGGCAATCAGTGCCAGTTTGGTGGGGGCGGCAAGTCTCCGCTCCTGGAAGGTATCATTCAGCTTGGTATGGCAAGTCACGGTCTGCAAGAACGCCTGACTGAAATACGCGACTGGCTGGAGCAGCACCCCGCTGTGCAGGATTATCAGTTCGGTCCTCTGGTCGACTGCTGGTATGATTCTGGCGACGCAAACTGA
- a CDS encoding YegJ family protein, protein MRASSLTSLVLLTALSLSTGCDNQPPRSGEMVEREGEPAITYVKSDDPKMVAAIDKARSSFNQFQTAFEKQQPGQDFFSVKLLVEDGEHQEHVWTTPVRIEAGNYYGTLDNEPYQIKKYVVGDEINIPVDQISDWMYVDDGKLVGGYTLRVVRDSLTEEQRKEFDTTIPFKIE, encoded by the coding sequence ATGCGAGCCTCGTCCCTCACCTCCCTGGTTCTGCTGACAGCCCTCAGTCTGAGCACCGGGTGTGATAATCAGCCACCCCGCTCGGGTGAGATGGTCGAACGTGAAGGCGAGCCGGCAATTACCTACGTCAAATCAGATGATCCGAAAATGGTCGCTGCGATCGATAAGGCCCGCAGCAGCTTCAACCAGTTCCAGACCGCATTTGAGAAACAGCAGCCCGGTCAGGACTTCTTCTCAGTAAAGTTACTCGTGGAAGACGGCGAGCACCAGGAACATGTCTGGACGACTCCAGTCCGTATCGAAGCCGGCAATTATTACGGCACCCTGGATAACGAGCCTTATCAGATCAAAAAATATGTCGTGGGAGATGAGATCAACATTCCCGTGGATCAGATTTCAGACTGGATGTACGTGGATGACGGTAAACTGGTCGGCGGATACACCTTGCGTGTCGTCCGCGACAGTTTGACCGAAGAACAGCGAAAAGAGTTCGATACGACCATTCCCTTCAAAATTGAATAA
- a CDS encoding SET domain-containing protein, whose protein sequence is MIHPKTELKFISNEIGYGVVATEFIPAGSITWVLDKLDREFSSNEFQSMDEIYQNILDTYSFRNNKGNLVLCWDNGRYVNHSFNSNCLTTAYDFEIAIRDIHPGEQLTDDYGYLNIPSPFRGIDEGTRRKIVYPNDLIKYYKVWDRKLLKVFHNIPSLEQPLKQLLSDEMWDEIVEISRGNQEMKSILTNYYNGEEDRQPELQEV, encoded by the coding sequence ATGATACACCCCAAAACTGAGCTGAAATTCATCAGCAACGAAATCGGTTACGGCGTTGTCGCCACCGAATTCATCCCCGCCGGCTCTATCACCTGGGTCCTCGACAAGCTCGACCGCGAGTTCAGCTCGAACGAGTTTCAATCGATGGACGAGATCTACCAGAACATCCTGGATACCTACTCGTTCCGCAATAACAAGGGAAATCTGGTCCTCTGCTGGGACAACGGCCGCTACGTCAACCACAGCTTCAACTCCAACTGTCTCACCACCGCTTACGACTTCGAAATCGCCATCCGGGATATCCACCCCGGCGAACAGCTGACCGACGATTACGGCTACCTGAATATCCCCTCTCCCTTCCGGGGCATCGATGAAGGCACCCGCCGCAAAATCGTTTACCCCAACGACCTGATTAAATACTACAAGGTCTGGGACCGCAAACTGCTCAAAGTCTTTCACAACATTCCCAGCCTGGAACAGCCGCTGAAACAGCTGCTCTCAGACGAGATGTGGGATGAAATTGTGGAAATCTCCCGGGGAAACCAGGAGATGAAGTCGATTCTCACGAATTACTATAACGGCGAGGAAGATCGACAACCCGAACTGCAGGAAGTCTGA
- a CDS encoding DUF805 domain-containing protein, whose amino-acid sequence MNWYLTVLKKYAEFSGRARRKEYWMFALMNFLISILISIVGAVIGDTDGLIAVSLSGVYALFIFIPSLAVTVRRLHDTNKSGWWILISLVPLIGGLVLLIFMVIDSDPNENAYGPNPKLAPEPQ is encoded by the coding sequence ATGAACTGGTACTTGACTGTCCTCAAAAAATACGCGGAATTTTCCGGCCGGGCCCGCAGAAAAGAGTACTGGATGTTCGCATTGATGAACTTCCTGATCTCGATCCTGATTTCTATTGTTGGCGCCGTGATCGGGGATACAGACGGGTTGATCGCAGTTTCCCTGTCCGGGGTCTATGCATTATTCATCTTCATCCCCAGCCTCGCGGTCACTGTCCGCCGCCTGCATGATACCAATAAAAGTGGCTGGTGGATTCTGATCTCTCTCGTCCCGTTGATCGGAGGCCTGGTCCTGCTGATCTTTATGGTCATCGACAGTGACCCCAACGAGAACGCCTACGGCCCCAATCCCAAACTGGCCCCCGAACCGCAGTAA